In Polynucleobacter sp. AP-Ainpum-60-G11, one DNA window encodes the following:
- a CDS encoding FMN-binding glutamate synthase family protein: MHYSRYFFWLSTGILAPLSFSYSPYLAIFFSLLFLIGLKDSIQKRHSILRNYPLIGHFRFLLEYIRPEIRQYFLEDDEEKIPFSRNQRAMVYSRSKKDNDKRGFGSIKSMYGPEGEWLGHSNSPCHPDPSQFRIQVGGPSCLQPYSLSVFNISAMSFGSLSPNAIRALNRGAKLGGFAHDTGEGSISSYHREFGGDIIWEIGSGYFGCRTENGRFSEEKFTAQVVDPQIKMVEIKLSQGAKPGHGGVLPGAKVTAEIAATRGVPIGEDCVSPAHHAEFSSPVELMQFIARLRKLSGGKPIGFKLCVGQPWEFFGIAKAMLETGICPDFIVVDGSEGGTGAAPVEFTDHVGMPLRDGLRLVHNTLVGINKRSDISIGASGKIISGYDIIRAIALGADWCNSARGFMFALGCIQSRTCHTDKCPTGVATQDLIRQRALVVPDKAERVFAFHQNTVASLADLIGSAGLMYPSEITPDYLLSRDSSGKISSLASQLTTLSPGVLLPGSDASLRKDLPQEYVEYWNRAQTSRFGLAPVSTP; the protein is encoded by the coding sequence ATGCATTATTCCAGATACTTTTTTTGGCTCTCAACTGGCATACTTGCCCCCCTATCTTTTTCGTATAGCCCATATTTAGCTATATTCTTTTCTCTATTATTTTTGATTGGTCTAAAAGATTCAATTCAGAAGCGACATTCAATTTTGCGCAATTACCCTTTGATAGGGCATTTTCGGTTTTTGCTTGAATATATCCGCCCTGAGATACGTCAATATTTCTTGGAGGATGATGAGGAGAAGATCCCTTTTTCAAGAAATCAACGAGCTATGGTTTATAGCCGCTCCAAAAAAGACAATGATAAGCGGGGATTTGGTTCAATTAAGTCGATGTATGGTCCTGAGGGTGAGTGGTTAGGGCACTCAAATTCTCCATGCCATCCAGACCCAAGTCAATTTCGCATTCAAGTCGGCGGTCCAAGCTGCCTTCAGCCTTATTCTTTATCGGTATTTAATATTTCTGCGATGAGCTTTGGATCGCTCTCACCAAATGCCATTAGGGCTCTTAATAGGGGAGCAAAGCTCGGTGGTTTTGCTCACGACACCGGTGAAGGTTCAATTTCCTCATACCATCGTGAGTTTGGTGGCGATATTATTTGGGAGATAGGATCTGGTTATTTTGGTTGTCGTACTGAGAATGGTCGATTTTCTGAGGAAAAATTTACCGCTCAGGTAGTCGATCCGCAAATCAAGATGGTGGAAATCAAGCTATCTCAGGGTGCCAAGCCAGGCCATGGCGGCGTACTACCTGGCGCTAAAGTGACTGCTGAAATTGCTGCCACTAGAGGCGTGCCGATTGGTGAGGACTGTGTCTCTCCAGCCCATCATGCTGAATTTTCCTCTCCTGTGGAGTTGATGCAATTTATTGCGCGTTTGCGTAAGCTGAGTGGCGGCAAGCCAATTGGCTTTAAGTTATGCGTCGGTCAGCCCTGGGAGTTTTTTGGGATTGCCAAGGCAATGCTAGAGACTGGTATTTGTCCTGACTTTATTGTGGTTGACGGAAGTGAGGGTGGTACTGGTGCTGCCCCTGTTGAATTTACAGATCATGTGGGGATGCCACTTCGTGATGGCCTAAGGCTAGTTCACAATACTTTAGTTGGAATCAATAAGCGCAGCGATATTTCAATTGGAGCGTCTGGAAAAATTATTTCTGGCTATGACATTATTCGTGCCATTGCATTAGGGGCTGATTGGTGTAATTCTGCAAGAGGGTTTATGTTTGCATTGGGCTGTATTCAGTCACGAACATGTCATACGGATAAATGTCCTACAGGTGTTGCAACTCAGGACTTGATTCGCCAGAGAGCATTGGTTGTTCCTGATAAAGCTGAGCGAGTGTTTGCATTCCATCAGAATACGGTTGCATCTTTAGCGGATCTAATTGGATCTGCAGGTCTAATGTATCCCTCTGAAATTACACCTGATTATCTTTTGTCCAGAGATAGTTCTGGAAAGATAAGTTCGTTA
- the guaA gene encoding glutamine-hydrolyzing GMP synthase: MHDKILILDFGSQVTQLIARRVRDARVYSEIHPYDCDPEFIRKFIQEQGGKGIILSGGPSSVTEEGSPRAPQIVFELGVPVLGICYGMQTMATQLGGAVASAESLGKAREFGYSEVRAHGHTNLLKGIQDFSTSEGHGILKVWMSHGDSVTTMPPAFKLMASTESCPIAGMADEERRFYAFQFHPEVTHTLQGEAILARFVHEICQCKPDWVMGDYISEAVEHIRKQVGDEEVILGLSGGVDSSVAAALIHRAIGEQLTCVFVDHGLLRLNEGDMVMEMFARNLGVKVIRVDAKDKFMSELAGVADPEAKRKIIGKEFVDIFQAESGKIQNAKWLAQGTIYPDVIESAGKGKKGAHTIKSHHNVGGLPEDMHLKLLEPLRELFKDEVRELGVALGLPREMVYRHPFPGPGLGVRILGEVKSEFADLLQRADAIFIEELRNTIDEASQKSWYDLTSQAFAVFLPVKSVGVMGDGRTYEYVVALRAVQTQDFMTAHWAHLPHDLLGKVSNRIINEVRGINRVVYDISGKPPATIEWE; encoded by the coding sequence TCGCAAATTTATTCAAGAGCAGGGTGGCAAAGGAATCATTCTTTCAGGTGGACCAAGCTCTGTTACTGAAGAGGGAAGTCCTCGTGCGCCACAAATCGTTTTTGAATTAGGCGTTCCCGTTTTAGGTATTTGCTACGGCATGCAAACTATGGCAACCCAACTCGGTGGTGCCGTTGCTTCTGCTGAGTCTTTGGGTAAAGCTCGTGAGTTTGGTTACTCAGAAGTGCGTGCCCATGGCCACACCAATTTGCTTAAAGGCATACAAGACTTTTCTACCAGCGAAGGTCACGGTATTTTGAAGGTGTGGATGAGTCATGGCGATTCAGTAACGACAATGCCACCTGCATTTAAGTTAATGGCTTCAACAGAGTCTTGCCCAATTGCTGGGATGGCTGATGAAGAGCGTCGTTTCTATGCATTCCAATTTCACCCTGAAGTAACGCATACCTTGCAAGGTGAGGCCATCTTGGCTCGCTTTGTCCATGAGATCTGTCAGTGCAAACCGGACTGGGTCATGGGTGATTACATCAGCGAAGCGGTTGAGCATATTCGCAAACAAGTTGGCGATGAAGAAGTCATTCTTGGTTTATCTGGCGGCGTTGACTCTAGCGTGGCTGCGGCATTAATCCATCGTGCGATTGGTGAACAACTCACTTGCGTATTTGTTGATCATGGCCTACTTCGTTTAAACGAAGGCGACATGGTGATGGAGATGTTTGCTCGTAATCTCGGCGTCAAAGTGATTCGAGTGGATGCTAAAGACAAATTTATGTCTGAGCTTGCTGGTGTTGCTGACCCAGAAGCTAAGCGCAAAATCATTGGTAAAGAATTCGTTGATATTTTTCAAGCCGAGTCTGGCAAGATTCAAAATGCCAAGTGGCTTGCTCAAGGAACCATCTACCCAGACGTGATTGAGTCTGCTGGTAAGGGCAAGAAGGGCGCGCATACGATTAAGAGTCACCACAATGTGGGTGGTCTGCCTGAAGATATGCATCTCAAGCTGCTTGAGCCATTGCGTGAATTGTTTAAAGATGAGGTGCGTGAACTTGGTGTTGCTTTGGGTCTGCCACGGGAGATGGTCTATCGCCATCCATTCCCAGGGCCTGGCCTTGGAGTGCGCATCTTAGGTGAAGTGAAATCAGAATTTGCCGACTTGCTCCAACGTGCTGACGCGATCTTCATTGAGGAGTTGCGCAATACGATTGATGAAGCAAGCCAAAAATCCTGGTATGACCTCACCAGCCAAGCCTTCGCAGTGTTCTTGCCAGTGAAATCCGTCGGTGTAATGGGTGACGGTAGAACTTATGAGTATGTTGTTGCGCTCAGAGCCGTTCAAACACAAGACTTTATGACCGCGCACTGGGCTCACTTGCCACATGACTTGCTAGGCAAGGTATCTAATCGCATCATTAACGAAGTGCGCGGCATCAATCGCGTGGTCTACGACATCAGCGGAAAACCTCCGGCAACTATTGAGTGGGAATAA